The following coding sequences are from one Musa acuminata AAA Group cultivar baxijiao chromosome BXJ1-6, Cavendish_Baxijiao_AAA, whole genome shotgun sequence window:
- the LOC135677912 gene encoding GDP-Man:Man(3)GlcNAc(2)-PP-Dol alpha-1,2-mannosyltransferase-like produces the protein MALWALLLTTLTSSLLSLLLFSAAAAVISRRRGRRRAAGFFHPYTNDGGGGERVLWCAVKAVQEENPDLHCAVFTGDDASPQSLSARALDRFGVKLLRPPQVVRLYRRKWIEEHTYPHFTMIGQSLGSVYLSWEALRKFTPQFYFDTSGYAFTYPLARIFGCKVICYTHYPTISRGNRGYMRGAKQLDTEPIEGAGGQALRGGVVTSEDGAVEIGVLLLHGLDGAPQDPLPAAAVNGHRGSSGERRQQQRRAAATAAASDDSDSGKGKGSGRHEQREGSREARAAGGLEGGASSGKACGRARGRHEQREGSREARAAGGLERGASNGKARGRREQREGSREARAAGRLLAAGVIPIAHNSAGPKMDIVLNEGGHRTGFLASSKEEYAEAILKVLKMPEPERLAIAAAARKRAQRFSEQKFFEDFEAAVQPILAPKASS, from the exons ATGGCGCTTTGGGCCTTGCTGTTGACGACCTTAACCTCTTCCCTTCTGTCcctattgctcttctctgccgccGCAGCGGTGATCTCGAGACGACGGGGGAGGCGGAGGGCAGCGGGTTTCTTCCATCCCTACACCAATGACGGCGGCGGCGGGGAGAGGGTCCTGTGGTGCGCCGTCAAGGCCGTGCAGGAGGAGAACCCTGATCTCCACTGCGCCGTCTTCACTGGTGACGACGCCTCCCCTCAGAGCCTGTCCGCCCGCGCCCTCGATCGGTTCGGTGTCAAGCTGCTTCGCCCCCCTCAG GTTGTTCGTTTGTATAGAAGGAAGTGGATTGAAGAACACACATATCCTCATTTTACTATGATTGGACAAAGTCTTGGTTCAGTGTATCTTTCATGGGAAGCTCTCCGCAAATTCACGCCTCAGTTCTATTTTGATACTAGTGGCTATGCTTTTACATACCCGCTTGCTCGGATTTTTGGGTGTAAAGTTATTTGCTATACTCATTATCCAACCATCAGTCG AGGGAACAGGGGCTACATGAGGGGGGCGAAGCAGCTTGACACCGAACCGATCGAGGGCGCGGGCGGACAGGCTCTGAGGGGAGGCGTCGTCACCAGTGAAGACGGCGCAGTCGAGATCGGGGTTCTCCTCCTGCACGGCCTTGACGGCGCACCACAGGACCCTCTCCCCGCCGCCGCCGTCAATGGT catcgaggaagcagcggcgagcggcggcagcaacagcggcgagcggcggcaacagcagcggcgagcgacgacagcgacagcgggaaagggaaagggagcggaaggcacgagcagcgagagggctcgcgggaggcgcgagcagcgggagggctcgagggaggcgcgagcagcgggaaggcttgcgggagggctcgcgggaggcacgagcagcgagagggctcgcgggaggcgcgagcagcgggagggctcgagagaggcgcgagcaacgggaaggctcgcgggaggcgcgagcagcgagagggctcgcgggaggcgcgagcagcgggaaggctgttGGCAGCCGGTGTGATACCAATTG CCCATAACTCAGCAGGTCCCAAGATGGATATAGTGTTAAATGAAGGCGGACATCGAACAGGTTTTCTAGCTTCAAGCAAAGAGGAATACGCTGAAGCTATTCTCAAGGTACTTAAGATGCCAGAGCCAGAAAGGCTTGCAATAGCCGCAGCTGCTAGAAAGCGAGCTCAAAGGTTCTCAGAGCAAAAGTTCTTTGAGGACTTTGAGGCTGCAGTTCAGCCTATCCTAGCACCCAAAGCTTCTTCATGA